A region from the Aegilops tauschii subsp. strangulata cultivar AL8/78 chromosome 5, Aet v6.0, whole genome shotgun sequence genome encodes:
- the LOC109755267 gene encoding methyl-CpG-binding domain-containing protein 9-like produces MDRPPHLDFDLNEPPPPSPPPAVHQPPPREFAAAMPIVAPPLPPPPPPQLRPPANVQAHLLLPHHARELALAYHRAESWRLAAATASAPATAGSSLEVPPPPVLQSPAFAPPPLRPPVLRSPAFASPPPVLRSPAFAPPPLPPPVLQSPTFAPPPPRPAQLPPPANVQTQLLVVHQAREIVLAYHRGELWWRSAIAAATAGSSVEGLPPAPAQHPGVAGWGGNPCASCGLPELPGTTVICDACERGFHQACVHVVRRPPVGVNEGWMCPECAPGAVPLDISVRDITRQVSVADGAHLIELATPHFEGLQLNNTTPFDGNHFMPAFSLPRCFSTRQQFPPVDQNFIADGNIDQRSNHTRGRRRDFPQKSAFRKFSEKHEFGSSSTFTEPSFFTKAKTPSPAEERNPPKPPKFLAENCNRQQHHHSVGLPVQYQDFFITNLGEIDKHASYHNCHQIWPVGFTSYWHDRVTGSLFECEVCDGGSFAPLFKVRRLPCSVFPLPEASTILSQNGARKAAETKESSSFIRDTANDMDDDIYMMVDTPSETSQDFLSIFTSDTEDQRTSSCRNDVQSSNMMSQILPSNSENVPPGKEANINDQIGEFTFEGTSPSSVWGMISSAMVEACEKMYKEHGHLVFSCTHSSENYLLNKGRGCQNFDGPYAPLTRFCSSNGPSIPRVTEKKNDVESTYTLLKNWLCHDRIGLDLEFVQEIVESLPRSRSCINYQFLCNRAEFRSSVTVASGLLLSVHKDGQSNVDTPYGRHGGVAGLHDPAQPSGSSIRKLPPGRPISHKLQLESAADVFQIWEFLGRFAEIIDLKEVPSYEQLEDELADPWPICASQKETLSKGIQECRDYSSPMNSPANASTSHSNSESGLSNNEEIVSIFIPVETSSMKEARLDKLAAQTLGRCTGTILPGVHLALIKVLFGEVLSKLSIDPKESKPRRGRKDTESLISTKDFNFDMLTANKLTWPELARRYMLAISSINGCMDVSDISSRERVKLFRCLHGDGGILCGAVPGVAGMEKDALLLLEAENLICSSLSSEGNKVYMMDYKYSAEVPIADNRTLPDWAEALEPVRKLPTNVGTRIRNCVYEALDRKPPEWARKILEHSISKEVYKANASGRTKKAVLSVLSEACRAIVPQKPENPRNERKTISISEIILKKCRIALRHAISSDEYKLFGDLLGTIVVNSNEYEDEGILGFSGMVPRPLDFRTIDIRLAMGAYCGSWETFFEDVQEVIRNLYAVCADRTDIVELVADFSKSFELYKTEVLDLVQRFDSYLSNENTGSEIHEELHDIVTAATKLPKAPWEVGICKVCGIDRDDHIVLLCDGCDAEYHTYCLRPPLTRIPRGNWFCPSCKLKPERSHLDQGAQDFKRQRKGAESHAFHGKPSCMLAQNKSHLDQATQDLKPQRKGPYHDMLIKLAATVAQKEYWELSTQERIDMLKFLCDEMLNTVLIREHIEKCPDKFNDLQKKFYALNYELKDLKDKEEMRTSYGEMDTLSDQISKVQESIGTVESELNMACLRRDFLGKDSLGRLYWVLGRSGKRPLLVADGSMLISNERDPPSTSDCKGWNSASVVVYELDEEIHSLVDWLREYDPREKELKRAIQQWQWQRQRQRHLHHQLGNFVLSDPPVSSKGSSNSSEQQLMELPSTKAAAILGKTCRCDCLEPIWPAQHHCTACHETYFTSTEYEDHAGKCNGHVNKDKDSSVDPSSTTESTKLKSCPYDFEQISRKFVTNDSNKEIVKDIGLIGSNGVPSFVPSRAAFIDPPVILNKNKKQDDIRNDDCISSSLEECQAMSAQNLGQEGSNSAQDCPAASTSCDENVSKSKEPAPDTDTTSCEEAASSATDKPTRLLAVNGGLVPESSLRPVTGRNSHILKQQKINLLDIEAALPEEAFRASKSQQMRRRSWRSFVKRAESISEMVLATSMLERVIKSEFLKNDWWYWSSFTVAIKTSTVSSLALRIYTLDDCIMYTKEPSTVPPADSTKVVNNGRKGKEPEPSAS; encoded by the exons ATGGATCGCCCGCCACATCTCGACTTCGACCTCAACgagccgcccccgccgtcgccaccgCCGGCGGTTCACCAGCCGCCCCCGCGCGAGTTCGCTGCCGCCATGCCCATTGTTGCTCCTCctcttccgccgccgccgccaccacagCTCCGGCCTCCCGCCAACGTGCAGGCCCACCTGCTGCTGCCGCACCATGCCCGCGAGCTAGCGCTGGCGTACCACCGTGCGGAATCCTGGAGGTTAGCTGCTGCTACGGCCAGTGCGCCCGCGACCGCTGGTTCATCGCTGGAggtcccgccgccgccggttctCCAGTCGCCCGCTTTTGCTCCTCCGCCGCTGCGGCCGCCGGTTCTGCGGTCGCCCGCTTTTGCTTCTCCGCCGCCGGTTCTCCGGTCGCCCGCTTTTGCTcctccgccgctgccgccgccggttCTCCAGTCACCCACTTttgctcctccgccgccgcggccagcCCAGCTCCCGCCTCCCGCCAACGTGCAGACCCAGCTGCTGGTCGTGCACCAAGCCCGCGAGATAGTGCTGGCGTACCACCGTGGGGAATTGTGGTGGAGGTCGGCCATTGCGGCCGCGACGGCAGGTTCGTCGGTGGAGGGGCTGCCTCCAGCGCCAGCGCAGCATCCGGGAGTAGCGGGGTGGGGCGGGAACCCGTGCGCGTCCTGCGGCCTCCCCGAGCTGCCGGGGACAACCGTAATCTGCGACGCCTGCGAACGTGGGTTCCACCAAGCCTGCGTCCACGTCgtgcggcggcctccggtgggcGTGAACGAGGGGTGGATGTGCCCGGAGTGTGCGCCAGGAGCCGTGCCGCTCGACATCTCCGTCCGAGACATCACCAGGCA AGTAAGTGTTGCTGATGGAGCTCATTTGATTGAATTGGCTACTCCACATTTTGAGGGGCTGCAGTTGAATAATACAACTCCTTTTG ATGGGAATCACTTTATGCCAGCATTTAGTCTTCCTCGTTGTTTTAGCACGAGACAACAATTTCCTCCTGTGGATCAAAATTTCATTGCTGATGGAAACATAGACCAGAGGTCAAATCATACACGCGGCAGGAGAAGAGATTTTCCACAAAAATCAGCATTTCGCAAGTTTTCTGAGAAGCACGAGTTTGGAAGTTCCAGCACTTTTACGGAGCCATCATTTTTTACGAAAGCAAAAACCCCGAGTCCTGCAGAAGAaagaaatccaccaaagcctccAAAATTTCTTGCGGAAAATTGCAACCGTCAACAACATCATCACAGT GTTGGCCTACCTGTTCAATATCAAGATTTCTTCATAACTAACTTGGGAGAAATCGATAAACATGCAAGCTACCACAATTGCCACCAGATATGGCCGGTGGGTTTTACATCTTACTGGCATGATAGAGTCACTGGTTCACTATTTGAGTGTGAGGTGTGTGATGGAGGGAGTTTTGCGCCTTTGTTTAAGGTCAGAAGGTTACCATGTTCAGTGTTCCCCCTTCCAGAAGCCTCGACCATTCTCTCTCAGAATGGTGCAAGAAAGGCCGCTGAAACAAAGGAAAGTAGCAGTTTTATTCGAGATACTGCTAATGATATGGATGATGATATTTATATGATGGTGGATACTCCCTCTGAGACCAGTCAAGATTTCTTATCAATTTTTACCAGTGATACGGAGGATCAAAGGACTTCTTCATGTCGCAATGATGTACAGAGCTCAAATATGATGTCACAAATACTACCATCAAATTCTGAGAATGTTCCACCAGGTAAAGAAGCCAATATTAATGACCAAATTGGTGAGTTTACATTTGAGGGAACATCGCCCTCTTCAGTATGGGGGATGATTTCTTCTGCTATGGTGGAAGCATGTGAAAAAATGTATAAGGAACATGGGCATCTGGTATTCTCATGCACACACAGCAGCGAAAATTATTTATTAAACAAGGGGAGGGGATGTCAGAACTTTGATGGTCCTTACGCTCCCTTAACTAGATTTTGCTCATCCAATGGCCCCAGTATACCACGAGTTACAGAAAAGAAGAATGATGTGGAATCTACTTATACATTACTGAAGAATTGGTTATGCCATGATAGAATTGGGCTtgatttggaatttgttcaaGAAATTGTGGAGTCTCTTCCTAGATCCAGGTCTTGCATAAACTACCAGTTCTTGTGCAATAGGGCAGAATTTCGTTCTTCTGTAACAGTTGCAAGTGGTTTACTTTTATCTGTGCATAAAGATGGTCAAAGTAATGTAGATACACCATATGGTAGACATGGTGGGGTGGCTGGGCTACACGATCCTGCTCAGCCCAGCGGTTCTAGCATCCGCAAGCTACCTCCGGGGCGTCCTATTAGCCATAAGCTTCAACTAGAATCGGCGGCAGATGTTTTCCAG ATATGGGAGTTCTTGGGGCGCTTTGCTGAAATCATTGATCTCAAAGAAGTGCCTTCATATGAACAATTAGAAGATGAACTTGCTGACCCATGGCCAATTTGTGCAAGTCAGAAAGAAACACTGTCAAAGGGCATTCAGGAATGTAGGGATTACTCTTCACCAATGAATTCCCCTGCAAATGCTTCTACATCACATTCAAATAGTGAGTCTGGTCTCTCTAATAATGAAGAGATTGTGTCTATATTTATTCCTGTTGAAACTTCCTCTATGAAGGAAGCTCGTCTAGATAAATTGGCAGCCCAGACACTTGGGAGGTGCACTGGTACAATATTGCCCGGCGTTCATCTTGCACTCATTAAGGTTCTTTTTGGTGAGGTATTATCAAAGCTCAGCATTGACCCCAAAGAATCAAAACCCAGGCGCGGAAGAAAGGACACTGAGAGCCTTATTTCAACAAAGGATTTTAACTTTGATATGCTAACTGCTAACAAGTTGACTTGGCCAGAGTTGGCTAGAAGGTATATGTTAGCTATTTCTTCCATAAATGGGTGCATGGATGTGTCAGATATTTCCAGTCGAGAAAGGGTGAAGTTATTCCGCTGCCTACACGGTGATGGTGGCATCCTGTGCGGAGCAGTACCTGGGGTTGCCGGCATGGAGAAGGATGCCCTG CTGCTTCTGGAGGCAGAGAATTTGATATGCAGTTCTCTATCAAGTGAAGGAAACAAGGTTTATATGATGGATTACAAGTATTCTGCTGAGGTGCCTATTGCTGATAACAGAACATTGCCAGATTGGGCAGAAGCACTAGAGCCTGTGAGAAAATTACCGACAAATGTGGGAACGAGAATTAGAAATTGTGTTTATGAAGCTTTGGACCGAAAACCACCAGAATGGGCAAGGAAAATTTTGGAACATTCGATAAGTAAAGAGGTCTACAAGGCTAATGCATCTGGACGAACCAAG AAAGCTGTTTTATCTGTGTTGTCAGAGGCATGCCGTGCAATAGTGCCACAAAAGCCTGAAAACCCAAGAAATGAAAGGAAAACTATTTCCATCTCAGAGATTATCTTGAAGAAGTGTCGTATTGCCCTGCGCCATGCCATTTCCTCAGATGAATATAAGCTTTTTGGGGATCTGCTTGGAACTATTGTAGTGAACTCTAATGAGTATGAGGATGAGGGCATCCTTGGGTTTTCTGGTATGGTGCCACGCCCTTTGGACTTCCGCACAATTGATATAAGGTTGGCTATGGGAGCTTACTGTGGATCCTGGGAGACTTTTTTTGAGGATGTGCAAGAG GTAATCCGTAATCTGTATGCTGTATGTGCCGATCGAACGGATATAGTGGAACTGGTTGCAGATTTCTCTAAGAGTTTTGAATTGTATAAGACAGAG GTGCTTGACCTTGTTCAGAGATTTGATAGTTACCTCTCTAATGAGAATACTGGTTCAGAAATCCATGAGGAGCTACATGACATTGTGACTGCAGCGACCAAATTACCTAAAGCTCCATGGGAGGTGGGTATTTGCAAAGTATGTGGCATTGATAGAGATGATCACATTGTTCTCTTGTGTGATGGCTGCGACGCGGAGTACCATACTTATTGCCTGAGACCACCACTAACTCGTATACCACGAGGAAACTGGTTCTGCCCATCGTGCAAGTTAAAGCCAGAGAGATCACATCTTgaccagggtgctcaggattttAAACGACAGCGAAAAGGAGCAGAGTCTCATGCATTTCACGGCAAACCATCGTGCAtgttagctcaaaacaaatcacaTCTTGACCAGGCTACTCAGGATTTGAAACCACAACGGAAAGGACCCTATCATGACATGCTTATTAAGTTAGCTGCAACAGTGGCACAAAAGGAGTACTGGGAGCTTAGCACACAAGAG AGAATAGATATGCTGAAATTTCTTTGTGATGAAATGCTCAACACAGTCCTGATAAGAGAACATATAGAAAAATGTCCAGATAAGTTCAATGATCTCCAGAAGAAGTTTTATGCTTTGAATTATGAATTGAAGGATCTTAAAGATAAGGAGGAAATGAGGACTTCATATGGTGAAATGGATACTTTATCGGACCAGATTTCAAAAGTGCAGGAGTCAATTGGCACAGTAGAGTCAGAGCTTAATATGGCATGCCTGAGAAGAGATTTTCTGGGAAAGGATTCCTTGGGTCGACTGTACTGGGTGTTAGGACGATCTGGTAAACGTCCTTTACTGGTCGCTGATGGAAGCATGCTGATAAGCAATGAGAGGGACCCACCATCCACTTCTGATTGTAAAGGGTGGAATTCTGCATCTGTCGTTGTTTATGAATTGGATGAAGAAATCCATAGCCTTGTTGACTGGCTAAGGGAATACGATCCAAGGGAGAAGGAGCTGAAACGTGCTATCCAACAGTGGCAgtggcagcggcagcggcagAGGCATCTTCATCACCAGCTGGGTAATTTTGTTCTCAGTGATCCTCCAGTATCATCCAAGGGGTCATCGAACAGCAGCGAGCAGCAGCTTATGGAACTTCCCAGTACCAAGGCTGCAGCAATTTTGGGGAAAACATGCCGCTGCGACTGCTTAGAGCCTATATGGCCTGCTCAACACCACTGCACAGCATGTCACGAGACTTACTTCACATCAACGGAGTATGAAGATCATGCTGGAAAGTGCAATGGACATGTTAACAAGGACAAGGATTCTTCGGTTGATCCTAGCTCCACCACTGAGTCCACAAAACTCAAGTCATGCCCATATGACTTTGAACAGATTAGCAGAAAATTTGTCACCAATGATTCAAACAAGGAGATAGTGAAGGATATTGGACTCATTGGATCAAACGGAGTTCCGTCTTTTGTCCCTTCACGTGCAGCTTTTATTGATCCTCCAGTCATTCTGAATAAAAACAAAAAGCAAGATGACATCCGAAATGATGATTGTATTTCCAGCTCCTTAGAGGAATGCCAGGCAATGTCTGCACAAAATTTAGGGCAGGAGGGGTCCAATTCTGCTCAAGATTGTCCTGCAGCTAGTACTTCCTGTGATGAAAATGTGTCAAAAAGTAAGGAGCCAGCCCCTGATACTGATACTACTTCCTGTGAGGAAGCAGCATCTTCTGCAACAGACAAGCCAACAAGATTGCTGGCTGTTAACGGTGGCTTGGTTCCGGAGTCATCATTGAGACCTGTTACAGGAAGAAACTCCCATATCCTAAAGCAACAGAAGATCAATTTGCTTGATATAGAAGCAGCCTTGCCTGAGGAAGCTTTCAGAGCCTCAAAGTCTCAACAAATGAGAAGGCGTTCATGGCGTTCTTTTGTGAAGCGTGCAGAATCAATATCCGAG ATGGTACTGGCGACCAGCATGTTGGAGAGAGTGATAAAATCCGAGTTCTTGAAAAATGATTGGTGGTACTGGTCCTCCTTCACAGTAGCTATCAAGACCTCAACTGTATCCTCACTCGCTCTCAGGATCTACACTCTCGACGACTGTATCATGTACACCAAGGAGCCAAGCACCGTGCCGCCGGCTGACAGTACAAAAGTTGTGAACAACGGGAGGAAGGGGAAAGAGCCAGAACCGTCAGCGTCGTAA
- the LOC141022211 gene encoding heat shock protein sti1 homolog — protein sequence MEYDRHDATLLSDRSFCWLCMGDGHEALRDALACREMRPGWPKACYRQGQALMLLKDYGAACDAFLDAAKLDPGSPEIESALRSGNKYRNLENENGNKYYRKQIQSKYRADTET from the exons ATGGAGTATGACCGTCATGATGCCACCTTGTTGTCGGACAGGAGCTTTTGCTGGCTCTGCATGGGCGATGGACATGAGGCTTTGCGGGATGCTCTTGCGTGCAGAGAAATGAGGCCTGGCTGGCCAAAGGCCTGCTACCGGCAGGGCCAAGCGCTCATGTTATTGAAG GACTATGGGGCTGCATGCGATGCTTTTCTGGATGCAGCCAAGCTGGACCCAGGGAGTCCTGAGATTGAGTCTGCGTTGCG AAGCGGAAACAAATACAGAAACCTCGAAAATGAAAACGGAAACAAATACTACCGGAAACAGATACAGAGCAAATACAGAGCGGACACGGAAACATAA